Genomic window (Lujinxingia vulgaris):
CGCGGCGGGCGACGACGAGCTGCGAAAAGTCTTCGGGGGTGGCCAGGCGGCTGGGGGCTTTGATGGTGAGCTCGACGGTGTCGCCGTCGATGCGGCCCGAGGGGATCTCCAGGTTTTGCTCGGCGATGGCGTTGCTGACGTCGTGGACGGTCACGCCGTGGGAGGCCATCAGCTCGGGGCTCATCCACAGGCGCATGGCGTAGGTTTTGGAGCTCCAGAGCGAGACCGAGGAGACGCCGGGGACGGTCTCCAGGCGCTCTTTCATGCGGGTTTCGGCGAGCTCGGTGAGTTCGAGGACGTCGCGACTCTCGGCGGTGACGCGGATCCAGCGGTGACGCGGATCCAGATGATGGGGCGGCCCTCGGCGTCGGCTTTTTCGACGGTGGGCGGGTCGGCGTCGGGCGGGAGGTCGCCGCGGGCGCGGGAGACGCGGTCGCGCACGTCGTTGGCGGCGCGGTCAAGGTCTGTGCCCAGGGCGAACTGGACGCGGATGCTGGAGCGGTTGCGGCGGCTGACTGACTCCAGAGTGTCGATGCCCTGAATCGAGTTGATCTCGGCTTCGAGGACTTCGGTGATCTGGTTTTCGATGACGTCGGCGTCGGCACCGGAGAAGGTGGTGATGACCGAGACCACCGGGGGGGCGACGGCGGGAAACTCGCGGATGCCCAGGT
Coding sequences:
- a CDS encoding efflux RND transporter permease subunit, whose amino-acid sequence is MNDLASISVRRPALATVFAILVVLFGSIAYFNLGIREFPAVAPPVVSVITTFSGADADVIENQITEVLEAEINSIQGIDTLESVSRRNRSSIRVQFALGTDLDRAANDVRDRVSRARGDLPPDADPPTVEKADAEGRPIIWIRVTAGSASPPRVATSSNSPSSPKPA